The stretch of DNA AAGAAGTTCGTCGGTCGTTTTCAAATTAGGGAATATGATACATTCCCAGTAAGGCAAGATACGCCCAATAGTATCTTTTAATGATTCGGTACGAGGTAAGTCTTTGTCGGGGACATTTTCGTATCTTTTTTCGAATCGAGGATTGCGCTTGTCATCTTCGGGTAATGCATGTGGCGCTATATCGTAACTACGACGCCAAAGTAAGACTTGCTCGTCTCCGTATTTTTGTGCGGTTTCGTTTTTGTTAAGGCCTTGCAGTATCCCGTAATGTTTTTCGTTAAGACGCCAGGACTTTTCGACAGGAATCCAGTCTTGGTCGAGACGATCTAAAACACAGTTAAGTGTTTTAACGGCTCTTTTGAGATATGAAGTATATGCTTTCTCAAAATTAAATCCATTTTCTTTTAATAATTCACCGGCTTTGTAAGCTTCTGAAACACCTTTTTCAGTAAGATCTACATCGGTCCATCCGGTAAATCGATTTTCTTTGTTCCATTCACTTTCTCCATGACGGAGTAAAACGACTTTTTTCATAATAATATACCTTTCTTTTGTAAAAGAATTTTTTTTGAATAGTAAATTTAATAAATAAAGTAAATACGATCAATACCTATATGTCGTGATTTTTAGTTATTTATGAAAACGATAATTAAAGGGTTAAAGAATAGGATTTATTTAGATTGAATATTTATTTTTTAGCAACCATCGGGGCTTGTTCAGTGTTTATAATGTATAAATATAATATGACTTAATTATGAAGAAAAAGAAGCAACTGACAACCGAGACAGGGTGTCCCGTAGCTGATAATCAGAACATCGAGACTGCCGGTAAACGAGGCCCTGCATTGATGCAGAATGTATGGTATCTCGAAAAACAGGCGCATTTTAACCGTGAACGTATTCCCGAACGTGTTGTACATGCCAAAGGTAGTGGGGCTTATGGAACGTTTACCGTAACCAATGACATTACTCGATATACAAAAGCTAAAATTTTTAGCGAAGTAGGAAAAAAGACCGAGCTTTTTCTGCGTTTTTCTGTTGTGGCTGGGAGTTTAGGCGATTCGGATACGGAACGTGATGTACGTGGCTTTTCTGTAAAATTTTATACGGAAGAAGGTAACTGGGACTTGGTGGGAAATAATACTCCTGTATTTTTTATCAGGGATCCGTTAAAATTCGCAGATTTTATTCATACCCAAAAACGAGACCCGAAAACGAATGTATTTACAGCTGTTTCTAAATGGGATTTTTGGTCATTAAGTCCCGAATCGTTACATCAGGTTATGATTTTGATGAGTGACAGGGGTATTCCTCAGAATTACCGTCGGATGCACGGTTTTGGAAGTCATACTTTTAGTTTTATCAATAGTAATAACGAACGTTTTTGGGTAAAATTTCATCTTCTTACACAACAAGGTATCGCTAATTTTACGACAGAGGAGGCCGCTGAAATATCTAAATATGACCGTGATCATGCTCAACGCGACCTTTATGAAAGTATTGCGAAAGGTGATTTCCCGAAATGGAAAATGTATGTACAGATTATGCCCGAAGCAGAGGCAGAGACTTATCACATCAACCCGTTCGATCTTACTAAAGTTTGGCCTCATGGCGATTATCCTTTAATCGAGGTCGGGATGTTGGAACTTAATCGTAATCCCGAAAATTATTTTCTGGATGTAGAGCAATCGGCTTTTGCTCCATCTAATGTTGTACCTGGGATCGGTTTTTCTCCCGACAGGGTATTACAAGGACGATTGTTTGCTTATACCGATGCTCATCGTTACCGGCTGGGGGTAAATGCAGATCTTATTCCGGTAAATCGTCCACATTGTCCGTATGCCAATTATCATCGCGATGGAGATATGCGTATAGATAATAATGGGGGCGATAATGTAAACTACGAGCCGAATAGTTTTGACGGACCTGTTGATAATCCGGCTTTACGGGAACCGCCTTTGAAGATAAAAGGGGAGGCTTATGATTATAATCATCGTGAAGACCGGGATTATTATTCACAGCCGGGAGCTTTGTTTAGACTTATGTCTCCCGATGCTCGCCAAAGATTGATAAGTAATGTCGTAGATAATATGAATACTGTGCCGCAATTTATACAAATAAGAGCCGCTGCCCGTTTTTATCAAGCTGACGAAAATTGTGGCAAAGGGATAGCTGAGGGCTTGGGTATAGGTTTACACAGTTTACTCGAGGAAGTCGAACGTCAGAAAAAAGAAGATGCACGTATGGAACCTTGTTAATTGTAGTTTTGGGCATGAATTTAAAATAATAAATGATGAGAAATGTTTCTAAAACACCTCCCGATTATCTTCAAGACTCACATCTCGGGAAGGGAACCAAAGAATTTCTTAAAGTATTGAATGCGGCAGAAACGCCGGTAGAAGCGTTACCGGTACCAGATGCTCGAAAAGTTTTGGTTGATGCTCAGGCTTCGGTAAAAGTAAATTTATCGGGGATTGAAGAATCTGAGCGGATGATTTCTGCCGGAGAGAATACTATTAAATTGAATATTATACGCCCTGAAGGGAAAAACGGGAATTTACCTTTTTTTGTTTTTATTCATGGCGGCGGTTGGGTATTGGGCGATTATCCGACCCATAAACGACTGGTGCGTGATTTGGTTGTTGAATCGGGGTTTCCGGCAATATTCGTTAATTATACTCCTTCCCCTGAAGCGAAATATCCTCAAGCGGTTAACGAGATATATGCTTCAGTAAAATGGGTGTCGGAACATGGAGAAGAAATAAATATTAACGGGAAACGAATGGCAATCGTAGGAAACAGTGTTGGCGGAAACATGGCATTTGTAACCTGTTTAAAAGCGAGAGAAAAACATGGGCCGGAAATAAAAGCGCAAATTCTTATGTGGCCGGTGACAGATGCTACATTCGATTGGGAATCGTATGACTTGTACGGGAAGCAGCGTTTTCTCACGACTCCACTTATGAAATGGATGTTCGACCAGTATACGACCGATCCTGAGGCAAGAAAAGAAATATATTTGTCTCCTTTACAAGCTACTGTCGATCAGTTGAGAGGGTTGCCGCCAACACTGATAGAAGTAGCTGAAAATGATATTTTAAGGGATCAAGGGGAGGCTCTGGGGCGCAAACTCGATGAAGCCGGTGTAGATGTAACTGTTATTCGGTTTAATGGAGTGACGCACGACTGGGGGATGCTCAACGGATTTTCCGGATTGCCCGCAACACGATCTCTGATAGTATTTACAGCGGCAATGCTTAAGGAATATTTGAGTTGATATATATTTTTTTAGTTTTAAGAAACCGTCCGCTTTATTAGGACGGTTTCTTTTTGGTAAAGTTTTTACATACAAATTAAAATAAAAATTCGTAGTGTTACCAGGAACATCGTTTTGTATTTTTTCTTAGTTTTACACCCGTTTTCCAATAAGAGTAATATTTATACTTTTCTTACCATGTGATTACTTATACAATATATTTTTTAATCATCACACTCTATGAAAAAAAACTTTTATTTTAGGTTTTTCTATTTTTTCTTTTTATGC from Coprobacter tertius encodes:
- the gpmA gene encoding 2,3-diphosphoglycerate-dependent phosphoglycerate mutase — protein: MKKVVLLRHGESEWNKENRFTGWTDVDLTEKGVSEAYKAGELLKENGFNFEKAYTSYLKRAVKTLNCVLDRLDQDWIPVEKSWRLNEKHYGILQGLNKNETAQKYGDEQVLLWRRSYDIAPHALPEDDKRNPRFEKRYENVPDKDLPRTESLKDTIGRILPYWECIIFPNLKTTDELLVVAHGNSLRGIIKHLKNISDEDIIKLNLPTGVPYVFEFDDELNLKKDYFLGDPEEIKKQMEAVANQGKNK
- a CDS encoding catalase, with amino-acid sequence MKKKKQLTTETGCPVADNQNIETAGKRGPALMQNVWYLEKQAHFNRERIPERVVHAKGSGAYGTFTVTNDITRYTKAKIFSEVGKKTELFLRFSVVAGSLGDSDTERDVRGFSVKFYTEEGNWDLVGNNTPVFFIRDPLKFADFIHTQKRDPKTNVFTAVSKWDFWSLSPESLHQVMILMSDRGIPQNYRRMHGFGSHTFSFINSNNERFWVKFHLLTQQGIANFTTEEAAEISKYDRDHAQRDLYESIAKGDFPKWKMYVQIMPEAEAETYHINPFDLTKVWPHGDYPLIEVGMLELNRNPENYFLDVEQSAFAPSNVVPGIGFSPDRVLQGRLFAYTDAHRYRLGVNADLIPVNRPHCPYANYHRDGDMRIDNNGGDNVNYEPNSFDGPVDNPALREPPLKIKGEAYDYNHREDRDYYSQPGALFRLMSPDARQRLISNVVDNMNTVPQFIQIRAAARFYQADENCGKGIAEGLGIGLHSLLEEVERQKKEDARMEPC
- a CDS encoding alpha/beta hydrolase translates to MRNVSKTPPDYLQDSHLGKGTKEFLKVLNAAETPVEALPVPDARKVLVDAQASVKVNLSGIEESERMISAGENTIKLNIIRPEGKNGNLPFFVFIHGGGWVLGDYPTHKRLVRDLVVESGFPAIFVNYTPSPEAKYPQAVNEIYASVKWVSEHGEEININGKRMAIVGNSVGGNMAFVTCLKAREKHGPEIKAQILMWPVTDATFDWESYDLYGKQRFLTTPLMKWMFDQYTTDPEARKEIYLSPLQATVDQLRGLPPTLIEVAENDILRDQGEALGRKLDEAGVDVTVIRFNGVTHDWGMLNGFSGLPATRSLIVFTAAMLKEYLS